The following coding sequences lie in one Cherax quadricarinatus isolate ZL_2023a chromosome 6, ASM3850222v1, whole genome shotgun sequence genomic window:
- the l(3)87Df gene encoding uncharacterized protein l(3)87Df isoform X2: MAEESEKEVMFMNREISKMPCFRETFLYSISSGLAVGLIHFMLTSKVQRSSHLAFGTYGCVTLAYWVQRQNRKGCPSVQEILKKKNYFFLQN; the protein is encoded by the exons ATGGCAGAAGAATCAGAGAAAGAG GTAATGTTTATGAACAGAGAAATATCAAAGATGCCATGTTTCCGTGAAACATTTCTCTATAGCATTAGTTCTGGGCTTGCAGTGGGTCTCATCCATTTTATGCTAACATCAAAAGTCCAGCGCTCTTCACACCTAGCATTTGGCACATATGGATGTGTTACATTAGCATACTG ggtccaaaggcaaaatcggaaggggtgccccagtgtccaagaaattttgaaaaaaaaaaattattttttcttacagaattaa